The sequence below is a genomic window from Sorangiineae bacterium MSr12523.
CCTCGACGAGGAGCTCGACCCCGGCGTGTATTACCTCTTCGTCGACGGGTACTCCAGCGAGTCGGGCACCTTCAAATTGAACGTGGTCATGAACGACGTGCCCACGCTCGAAGAGGTCTGCCAGAGCGCGCGCGTTCTTTCGACGGGGCTCGTCACCTCGGGTTCCACCCGCGGGCTCTACGATCACGTGCGCTCGAGCGGATGCGGCGATACGGCGAAAGGACCCGATACGCCGTATCGATTCGATCTGACGCGGCGTTCGCGCGTGCGCATCGTGGAGCGCTCCAGCGATTTTTCGACGGTGCTCTACGTGCGCAAGCGCTGCACCGATGCAAAGAGCGAAATGGCATGCGCCGACGCGGGCTTTCACGATGGCGAGGCCACCTTTGCCGGCATGCTCGAGGCCGGGAGTTACACGGTCGTTGCCGACGCAACGGATCGCGAGGCCGACGGCAGCTACTCGCTCTTTGCCGAGGTGGGCCCGGAGAATGGACAGGTCGGCACGCCGGGTGACACCTGCGCGGATGCGATGCCGCTGGGCAACCTCGATGCGAGCGCCTCGGGGGACACGTTCCTCGCGCGCGACGATCTCTCGGTGCGCTGCGGTGGCACGGGCACGCCCGACGTGGTCTACCGGCTCGAGGTCGCCAAGCGATCGCGCATCGTTGCGCAGCTCGATCATCAAGAGGGGAGCCACGTGCTCGCACTTCGGAAGAATTGCTCCGATGTGGGCACCGAGTTCGCGTGCAGCGCCTCGATCGACCGCACCGTCGAGCCGGGCGTGTACTACCTCATCGTCGACGGCGATCCGACGTTCGGGCTCGGCCGATTCTCCTTCGCCTTCCGCATGCGCGAAGTGGCCGGTCAGGAGAACGCGTGCCGCGCGCCCAAGCTTCTCGGCCACGGGCAGACGGCGAAGGGCACCACCGCCGGGGGCGGCGACAAATTCGTGGCCTCGTGTGCCGGCAGCTACGACGGCCAGGCCTCTCCGGATGCGGTGTACCGCATCGTGGTGCCCAGCCGTGGTCGTGTCCGTCTCAATTTGACGGCGACGGGCTTCAGCCCCGTCCTTGCGTTGCGCCGCTCATGCCTCGATGGTGGGGGCGGTGTGCCCGAGGTGGCGTGCAACGCCGACGCGAGCTCGAACCGGGCGCACATCGACACGACGCTCGACGCGGGTACCTATTTTGCGGTGATTGACGGCCAGGGCCGTGGAAGCCAGGGGGCGTATGCCCTGGAGTACGCGTTTTCAGGCACCCCTTCAAAATCCCGATAATCCCCCGTGCCCGAATTATACGCGGGCACGGGCACGGGCACGGGCACGGGTGGGAGAGTGAGAACTACCCGTGCTCTTTGGCGTAGGAGTACGCCGTGTACGCGGCGATGAGGTGGCAGATCCACCCGAGCGTGCCCCACGAGGCGAACCATGCGCCGGGCGTGATGATGAGCCAAAAGATCCCGCGGAGGAACTTGCCGTTGTAGATCTGGCCGACGCCGGGGAAGAAGAACGAAAGAACGGCGGCGAGACCGGGATTGAGATGACGATTCGAGCTCACGTGAGGAAAGATGCGCACGGAACCACGCCCGCGCAACCACCACCCGCCAAACTGCAGCGCGCGCTGCTCCGCTGGTACGACGCCGAAAAGCGTGACCTTCCGTGGCGCGGAACCAAGGATCCGTATTCGATCTGGCTGAGCGAGGTGATGCTCCAGCAGACGCGCGTCGATACGGTGCGTCCGTACTACCAGCGCTTCATGGAGACCTATCCAACGGTGTTCGCACTGGCCGAGGCTCCGCTCGAGCGAGTGCTCGGTGATTGGAGCGGCCTCGGTTACTACCGACGCGCGCGCATGCTTCACGCGGGCGCGCAGCAGATCGTGCGCGACTTCGGCGGTGAGCTTCCGCGCGAGGTGGAGGCGCTGCGCAGCATCACCGGCATCGGTCCGTACACGGCCGGTGCCGTTGCGAGCATCGCCTTCGATGTGCGTGCCCCGCTCGTCGATGGCAACGTGGCACGCGTGCTGGCGCGCATCTTCGGTGTGGAGGAAGACGTGCGCGGCGGGGCAGGACGCGCACGCATCTGGCAGATCGCCGAGTCCATTCTCCCGCAGGAGCGCGCGGGCGATTTCAATCAAGCGCTCATGGAGCTCGGCGCAACCGTATGCTCGCCGTCATCCCCGCGCTGCGGACCGTGCCCGGTGCGGGGGATGTGCGTGGCGTTTGCCAGCGGCGAGCCAGAGCGATTGCCGAACATGGCCCCAAAGGCCAAACCGCGTCCGTGGAAGCGCGCGGCGCTCGTGGCCACACTCGGAGCGGATCGCGTGCTCCTCGCACGGCGCAAGCGTGACCTCCTCTTCGGTGGCCTCTGGGAACCGCCGACTCTCGATGCAAGCAACGACAGAGATGAAGGAGACGGAGCACGTCTTCTCGCGCTCGCCGGTGTGAAGGCCGAGGTGCCCGTGCGCGCCGGCGAAATCACGCACGTGCTGTCGCACCGAAAAATGACCGTCGAGGTCTACCGTGCAGAGCTTCGTAGCGCGCATGCAACGCTCGGTCAAAACCAGGCAGGCGCAAGTCTCGATGAGGGGGACGGGGAGTACGACGCCATCGAAGTCGTCGCGCGCACCTCCGCGATGAGGCGCGGAATGAGTACGCTTGCTCGAAAAGTGCTGCGTGCCGGTGGAATCGAGGTGAACATGGGGAGATCGGAGGGGGAGGCAACCAAGTGACCGACGAGGCGATGGTGCGCGTGCTCATCGTGGATGACGAGGCGGGGCTACGTCGAAGCTTGGCGCGCATTCTTTCCGCGCGCGGCTTCGCCGTGGAGATGGCAGAAGACGGCGACCGCGCCATCGAGATCCTCGAGCAGAACGAACCCGAGGTCATTCTCTGCGATCTCATGATGCCGAAGATGGGCGGCTTCGAGGTGCTCGAGCACACGAAGCGCACGCACCCGCACGTGGAGTTCGTGATGATGACCGCGCACGCCGACGTGGACTCGGCGGTCGCCGCGGTGAAGTCCGGCGCGTACGACTTTCTCACGAAGCCGTTCGCCTCGAACGATGCAGTCGCCCTCGCGATCACCAAGGCCGCGGATCACAAACGACTCGTCGAGCGCGCGGCGCGGCTCGAGGAGCGGCTCGTGGCGCACGAGCGCTTCGGCGAGTTGGTCGGCACCTCGAGCAAGATGCAGGCGGTGTATCGGCTCATCGAAGGCGTGGCGAGTGCGACGTCGACGGTGCTCATTCTCGGAGAGAGCGGCACGGGCAAGGAGCTCGTGGCGCGTGCGATTCACCAGCACTCGGCGCGCGCGGATCGTCCCTTCGTGCCAGTGAATTGCGCCGCGATCCCCAAGGAGCTCGTCGAAAGTGAGCTCTTCGGCCACGTGCGCGGAGCCTTCACCGGTGCGCAGAGCGCGCGCACGGGGCTCTTCGAAGCGGGCAACTCGGGCACGCTCTTCCTCGACGAGGTGGGCGACCTTCCGCTGGCCGCGCAGGTCAAGTTGCTGCGCGCGCTGCAAGACGGGGAGATCAAGCGCGTGGGCTCGGACGAAACGCGCTTCGTCGACGTGCGCGTGCTGGCCGCGACCAACGTGGACCTGCAGCAGCGCATCGCCGAGGGCACCTTCCGGCGCGACTTGTACTACCGGCTCAATGTCATTCCCATCCACGTGCCGCCGCTGCGCGAGCGGGAAGACGACATCGTGCTGCTCACGCACCACGTGTTGCAGAAGCTGGCCCGGCGCATGGGACGCGCGCCGAAGCGGGTCAGCGCGGAGGCGATGGAGGCCCTCAGGGCCTACGCGTGGCCCGGCAACGTGCGCGAGCTGGAACACGCCGTGGAGCACGCGTTCGTGCTCGCCCAGGGTGAGCGCATCGAGCTCGGCGATCTTCCGCAAATGGCGCAGCAGGCGCCGTCGAGCTCGCGGGAGGGCCGTGACATCCATGTCGCAGGTGTCGCGGAGGGCCCGCTCGCGGGGCTCTCGGGGGTCGCAGGACCGACGGAGGCGCCGGCGCCCCACGTGCGCTTCGACCTGTTTGCCTTGCCGTATGCGGAGGCCAAACGCCGGGCCATGAAGGCGTTCGACGATGGGTACGTGCGCGAGGTCCTGAGTCGCTCGGGCGGCAATCTTTCCGCGGCGGCGCGCCATGCCGGTCTCGATCGCTCGAACTTCCGGCGCATCGTGAAACGCCGCAAGACGGGGGAATAGCTGCTCAAACGGGTAGGCAGGTCGGCCGCGGCGTACTACTGTCCGCCCGCGAGTCGGATGGGCCGTATCCGGTACTTCTTCCTTTCAGTCCTTCTTTGCGTGACGCAGGCGCGTTCGGCGCACGCGGGGCCGTTCGATCTCGAGGACGACGACGACAAGAAGAAGCAAGAGAAGCAGGACCAGAAAATAGAGGCTGCGCCCGCCAAGGATCCGTTGGTGCTCACGAAGCACAAGGCCTACACGCTTGCCGAGTGCCTCTCGCTGACCGAACGCAACCACCCGAACCTGTGGGTCGGGCGTGCGCGGTTGGCGGCATTCCACGCGCAGCTCGACGAGGCCCGCTGGGCGCCGTTCTTTCAGTGGAACACCACCGCCACCTTGGGCGTCATCCCCGAGATCAAGGGTACGCCGTTTTACACGGCGGCCCCGGCGAACCTTTTGAGCACGAAGTTCACCGACGGGCTCAATCCGTTTCTGCAGTTCACCATCAACGGCTACGTTCCCCTCTTTCACTTCGGCAAGATCGATTGGGCGCGGCGGGCCGGTGAGGCGCAGGTCCGTGCGGGCGAGTGGGATCTGGAGAAGTTTCGCCAGGAGGTGCGGCGAGACGTTCGGAAAGCCTATTACGTCATCATGGGTGCCCGCGACGGGCGCTACCTCTTGAACGAGGTCCGGAGCAAGCTCGAAAAGGCCATCGAGAACGTCCAGGGCAAGCTCGATCGAGGGGAGGCCGGCGTCGAGGAGACCGACCGTATCCGCCTCGAGGTCTACCGCGATCAACTTCTCGCGCGTGCTGGAACGCCGGACATGCTCGAGACGAACGGCATTGCCGCATTGCGGTTCATGACCGGTGTGCAAACGAACTTCGATATCCCCGACGAGCCGCTCGCGCGCCCCGACGTGAACGTGGCGCCGGTGGTGAGCTATCTCTCCGCGGCGCGCCTTTTTCGCGCCGAGGTGGGCTCGGCGCGGGCCGGAATTGCGCAGCGCAATGCCAATCTGGAATTGATGCGCGCGCGCCTTTTCCCGGATATCGGTATCGATTTGCGCGCGTCGTACTCCACGGCGCCGAGCGTGATTACGCAGAACAATGCGTGGGTCGTCGATTACTTCAATCGATTCACCTACAACGGCTCGCTCACTGCGCGCTGGAACCTCGATATCATGCCCGCGCAGGCGCGCGTGAACGGTGCGGAATCGCAGCTCGAGGAGGCACGCGCGTTCGAGCGTTTGACCCTCGGCAACATCGGGGTCGAAGTGGAAAGCGCTTATGCGGCCATGCTGGAGACGCGCAAGCGCGAAGAAATGTGGGCGCGCGCCGAGAAGAAGGCCAAAGGCTGGATTGCCAGCGTCCAAGACGCCATCGATCTCGGCACCAAGGAGGAAGGCGCGATCATGGAGCCGCTGCGCAGCTTCGTCGATTCGCGCCTGAATCACATTCAGGCGCTGGTCGAGTACTACATTACGCTGTCGGAGCTCGCGCGCGTCTCCGGTTGGGACGCGGCGGCTCCGCAGAAATAATGTCGAGTCGAGTCGCTTAGAACGGGCAGTTTGCCAGGGCGAGCAAGGAGACGACGCGGGCTCGCACGAGGTCGAAGTCGCGCAAGGCCAGGGTGACGTCGGCATTGCGGAGGGCGGCGGCGGCGGTGACGAGCTCCAAGCTGGTGCCTTCGCCTTCGATGTATTGTGCACGCGTCAGGCGATCGTTCTCGGCGGCCAATTGGCGGGCGTCCGCCGCGACCTTGCGCGAGTCCGTGGCGACGACCACGGCACGGCGGGCCTGGACGACCTCGATCTCGGCGTTGCGTCGTGCGTTGATGAGCGATTGCTCGGCTTGATCGGTTTGCGCGTAGGCCAGGCGACGCTGACCATCGCGCGTGCCGCCGTCGTAGAACGGGACCGTCAGCACCGCTTGGATGTTCCAAGTTGGATTCTGCTGGTTCGTGTCGACGCTGGTCGCCGCCAAGGTGGACTGCGCGGTGAGCGTCGGGGAATAGCCCCAGTTCGCGTCGCCGATGCCGCGTTCCGTCTGGATGACCCGGGCGCGCGCGGCCGCAATGTCGGCGCGGTCCTCGATGCCGTTGGCCGGGTGGCATGCCTGCTGCGCGCTCTTTTCGATGCCATTGAGGCTGATCGACTGTTGAACGCCGATGGGCTCGGCGACACCCAGGGCCAAACCGAGCGACTCACGCGCTTTGCGCAGGTCCTCATCGCCGGTGACCAAGGTCGCGCGGGACGATTCCACGTCCTGCTGGGCGCGCACCACGTCCAGCCCCGTGGCCGCACCGAGCGCCTTCCTGCGCTGCGTGAGCTCGAGGCGCTCCAGCGCGCTGCGGAAGCCAATTCGATTGATCTCCACCACGCGCTCCTGCGTCACCACGGCAATGAGCGTGGATGCCACATTGAGGGCAATCTGGCGCTTGATGTCCTCGACGGACAAGCGCGCGACGTCCTCCGCACGGTGCGCCGTGCCGACGCTGTACCAGGTGCGCGGTGCGATGATGGGAACCGCGGCGGTGAGGCTGCCGTTGACGAACGGACCCTGCGTCGGGCTGGTGAAGGTCGTCGTGGTGACCTGCCCGTTAGCGGGGTTGAAGCCGGTGACGGTGGGGACGTCCTTCGTCAAGAAGTTGTACGTGAGGAATCCCTGGCCGGTGAGGGTCGGCAATGCACCCGAGAGGGAGATGCGCGATTGTGCTTCGGCGGCTTTTACCTGGGCATAGGCCGACCTCAGGTCCGTCGAGCGCGCGCGCACCATTTCGAGGGCTTGCTCCCAGCTGCCGACGTTGTTCTTCGCCGCAGGCACGGGGGCGAGCATCGGATCGTTGACCGTGGGCGGCGGCGGAATGTCCACGGGCTGATTGAGCGGCGCCATGCTGCTCGGACCCGCCGGTTGCGCGGGGAGCGGGGGATTCTTCGGGCGCCGAGACGGAGCTTGGGCGAAGGCCGTTTGCGAAAACGTTGCCGCGATAACGATAAGACTGAGCGTGGTGCCGACGGACTGTCGCATGCGGCGCACTGTAGCCGAAGCTATGCCGCACGCACCTAAACCTTTGTGAAGAAAATACGGCCTTGAAACCGGAAAAACCGGCCCTATTTCATCGACTACGCTCTAACGTAACGTGACTTCAGTGACGGGACTTCAGTGACGCGACTTCAGTGACGGGACTTCAGTGACGCGAATAATGCGCATTGCCCGGCGCGAGGTGCAGGGCAGTGCGGAGCGCACTGAATCGACCGCGCAAACTGGCGGCGCTCACTCGAAACGACGCCGCGACCTCCGCTTGCGTGAGCGGCACGTGATCCAAGTACACGATGGTGTATGCGAGCGCAGCGGCGAGGCCCTGCACGCTATGGCCGTCCTCTGCCATTTTGCGCACCAAAGGCTCCCGCGCGACGACGAGGGCGCGTGCGCGCTGGCGTGGATCGAGCGGGAGGTTCGAAAGGCCGCGAACCAACGCGGAGTCGAGCTCCGCAGCGCTCTCCTCGGCGCTCTTGCGGGCCTTCTTGCGGCGCGTGTTCGGCGCTCGCTCAATCGATTCGACCGGAGCCGCGGTTCCATGGCCGACGGCAATGGGATGTCGGAAGGAGACGCGGGTCGAGGTGCCCTGCGACTCGTCGCCATCCGGCGGGGCGCCTGCCTCCAGCCACCGCCAGAGGGCCGCCTCTTCGCGCGAGACGCCGCGCTTCATGGCCCGCGACAGCACGCGCTTGGCCTCATCGAGCTTGCCCGCACGCGCCAGGGCATGGGCGAAGGACGCTGCGATCTCGCGGTTCCCCATGGCGCCTTCGTAGGCAGTTTGCAACCAAACGACCGCGTCATCCGCTCGGCCGAGGGCTACGTCCACCAAGTGACCTAGGTTGTGCGCGTACCAGGGGTTCTTCGGCGAGGCACAGAGCGCTCGGAAATACGATGAAGCGGCATACTTGTAGTTTCCCAGCAACGTCTGGCAAAGACCCAAGACGGCCCAAGCGCGATCATCGTCCTTTACCCAGAGCAGGACCTTGCGCGCGTGGAGCGCAGCCCGCCAGGGATGCCTCTCCACGAGGAGCTCGGCAAGTTGCCGGTGCGCATAGATGCTTTCTTCACTTGCCGGCGCCGCCGTACGCGTGAGCCGATGAAGAAGCGGAAGTACCTCCCCCGGGTCGAGCGCGCTCTGGAGAGCCCATTCCACGTCTTGCCTCAGACGTTTGGCTTCGTTTTCGTGCGCGTCCATACGGTTTTAGGGTGTAGCTGCGACGGTGATGCCGTGCAACGACGGAGAGTCGGATTTCGAGGGGCTCGAGACGATAATCACAATTGACCTTGCACGATGGCTCGCCGTGATCTAGCGGCGCTGCGGGTGCAGCGACGCGCTTCGATCAGCGAAACGCGATGACGCGACTATGAACGAGTTCGTGCACGATGCGCAAGACGTCGAGTGCGGGCATGCCGCAGGCCGCCATGATCATTTGCACGCTGGACACGCCATCGACATGCGACAGCACGAAGCCCGCGCGATGATCAATCGATAACCATTGAAGCTTTTCGCGGGGGACTGCCACGTGCGGGATCCTATCGAGCGGCCCGATGCGTGCGGCATACATCTGTTCGAGGACCGAGCGGCAATTGTCCGCGCATCGTTTGGCCTCGACATGATCCGGAAACTCGGCGAGGAGAGACTCGGCCGCGGCCAGTGCTCCGGTGTAGTCGCCGAGCGAAAAACGATCGCGCATCTCCGCGGCGATGTCGGCGGGCCGGGCGGGGGGCTCCGGGCGAGGGGGCACACTCCGAGGGCGCGAAGCCTGAGGAGGCTGCGGAGGGGGCGGAGCTTGCGGACTTTGTGGAGCTAGCGGAGCTTGCGGAACCGGAGTGCTGACCGCGGCGACGTCGGGCACGTGGGCATTGGCGAGCGAAAGGACGCTGGCGCTGCTCGGGGTGGGACGCTCGCTCAGGGCCAGCGGGCGCACGCGGCCCGAGTCCTTCGGCTCTTGGGCGTCTTGTTCGTCGTTCTCGCTCACGATGCCTAGAGTCTAGGCGATCACGGAGACCTATTCATCCTCGGACCAACGTGGATGCATCCACACCCATTGCTCGGGCATCGCCAAGATGCGCTGTGAAAGCTCGTCGTTGATACGTGCAGTGACCGTGGCCTCGGATGCAAGGTCATCGATGGACAGTCGTGTGACCGTCAGCCGCGGGGCGTTCTCGGCATCGTCCAGGGGAGGAGCGGCCGTGCCCACCACGATGGCGGCGCCCGTGCGGCAGGCGATGCGAGCCGGGCCCACGGGTGTCGCAGCAGGTGTGCCAAGGAAGGGCACGTCGATGCTGGGAACGCGGGAACGAAGGTCCATGGGCATGCCGAGCAGCCCGCCCGATCGCAGCGTTCGCAGCATGCGGAGCGGCGCCCCCGGCGCACCGCGGTAGATGGAGGCGACGCCCTTCGATCCGCGCAGCCGATCGTAGAGCGCGGTCAGCCGTGGGTCGTAGCTCTCGCGGGCGACGGTGGTGAGGGGAAAGCCGGAGGCCACGAGGGTCTGTGCGACCCGCTCCCACGGTCCGAGGTGCGCGGAGACGAAGAGAACGCCGCGGCCTTCACGCAGCGCCTCGGCGAGCACGTTGCGGTCGGCGTCGGGGAAGGGGAGCACCTCGGCTTGCCCGCGCAAGGAAGCGACCGCATTGCCCAAATGGCCGCCGAGGTTCCGGTACGCGGTGCGAACCAGCGCGCGGCACCGAGCCTCGTCCCACTGCGGCAGCGCCCGGCGCACGTTGGCCACCGCCCGTCGCCGGGTGCCGGGAAGGATTGCGTGCGCAAGCGCCCCGAGCGCGCGTCCCAAGCGGTGCAGCATCCGGGGCGGCACGCACGACGCCACGGCCAGCGCGGCGCGGATGATCCCATAGAGAAGCGCGTTCTTCGTCGCCTGCCCATAGCCCCAGCGACCGCCCTCGCGCAGGTCCGTGACCGTCATGGGGCTTTGTCGGTGATGACTTTGTTCTGGATCTCCACGGCTTCGTGCAGCAGGTCGAGGGCGCGCTCGCGGGCACGCTTCGCGTCGTCGGCGCGGCCTGCATCGGCGAGCGAGGCCGCCCGGGCTTCCTCGATGATGCCGGAGACCTCGAACAGGTGCCCGCGGAAGTACGTCGGCTCCTTGGCGTGGGCCAATCCTTCCCGGATGGCCGCCGCCGCCGCGTCCATATTGCCCGACTGCAAACGCAGCTCGCCGAGCCGGGCGTACGTGTCGGAGAGCACCTCTTCGACTTCGGGGACGGTGCGTTCGGGGTGTGGCTTGGGGCCCGAGACGAGCCGCTCCAGCGCCTCGATGGCGCGCGCGGGCTCGCCCGCAGCCTCGTGCACATTGGCCTCATGGTGGAGCGCCCGGGCCTGGGAGAGAAACGCAAGAAGCGGCGGATCGACCACCGGGCCCGCGTCTTCCTTTTTGGAACAGGCCGCCGCGAGCACCAGCAGAACCAACGCGAGGAACGTGAGGACCGTGCGCAGGCGGGTCATCGCACCCCCCAGCGCGCGAATTGGTTGTCCCGCAAATCCGAGGCGCGGGCCGTGGCAATGCGATCGATGCGGGCGCTCGTTCCGCCTTGCGTGGAGAAAGGCTCGTGAAACAGCGACTGCGTCGAGTGCGGGCGCGTCAGGCCCAGAGGCTCCTGCGGCGCGCGCACGAGAAGCGCGAAGGCCGCCGCCATCGAAATGGCCGTTGCCGCCGCGCCGAAGGCCACGCGCACCACGATGCCGCCGCGCCTCTTCGTCGCCGCGGGGACGGCAGGCGCCGGGGCGAGGGCCTGCTCGAGGATGGCTCGGTGCTCGTCCGGTGCGAGCTCGCGGGGCGCGTGTGCGAGGGCCAGCGAGCGCGCGAACGCGGCATCGTCGTGCGCGAGGGCGGGATCGTCCAGGGCCGCACGCAGAGCCTCGGCGGCGCGCAGTTCTTCCTCCGTCGGCAACGCGTCGGGGTCGTCGTCCATGATCGGCGGTTTGCGGGGCGTCGTCATGGCTCCTCGGGTTCCTTAGCATCTCCGAGCGACTTCTTCAGCGCGGCGATGGCCCTGTGCAGAAGCACGTCGAACGTGGCGGGCGTGACCTCGAACATCGCGGCCACCTCCTCGCGCGGCCTCTCCTCCAGGATACGGAGTTGGATGGCCCGCGCATAACGCGGATGGATGGCCTCCAAGGCCCGGGCGACCTTGGCGCGCGCAACCGCGCGATCCTGCTGCTCGCTCAGCGAGTGGTCCAGCGCGCTGCCGTCATTGTCGGACCGGGCATCGAGGGTGCGCTCCACGTCGTCGGCGTCCCAGAGCACCATCCGCTTGCGCGCGCGCAGCTGATCGATCGCCACGTGGAGCGCCAACGTGCGCAGCCAAGGGTAAAAGCCGACATTTTGCCAGGTGAAGCGGTCGATCCGCTCCACGACCTTGGCGTAGGTCTCGGCCAGCGCATCCTTGGCGGCGGCCTCCGAGCCAAGCCGTGGCAGAAGCACGCTTCGGTACAGCGCCGGTCCGTAGCGGCCGAGCAGCTGCCCCAGCGCCTCGCGGTCCTTGGTCTGCGCGCGCACGACGAGCTGCCGTTCGAGCTCGAGCTCGTTTTCCTCGGGCCGCGCGCGCACGCCGGCGAGCATAGCCGTGCGGACGTTCAACGCTGGCAAGAATGGGAAGAAGATCTCGGCGTTGGCGGCGGTGACACCCATCACAGCCGGGACAACGTGATTTGTGCCGCGAGTCTTACAGGCGACCGTGCGAGGTGATAAGACGAGGGCCGTGAACGACGTCTCCTTGGCCCACGGTGCAGAGGACAACGGCTTGGCGGTGATGCTGGCGGATCTCGTCCGGCAGAACCTCGAGGCGAAGCCGCACAAGAAGCGCGATTTTGCGGCCCTCGCAGGCTCTTTCTCCATCGTCGCGGAGGACGCGGAGGTGGCGCTCACCATGCGCTTCGCCAAGGGCAAGCTCACGATCCACGACGGCATCGTCGGCATCCCCGACGTGACCATCCGCGGTGGCTCGGACACCATCCTGGCCCTGTCCAACCTTCCACTGACCCGCCCGCTCGGCCTTCCCATCCCCAACCCCCGGGACAAGAACGAGGTGGAGGTCATGCGCTCGGTGGTCGCGGATCTGCGTGCCGGCCGCGTCCACATTTATGGGATGGCCTTTCATTTCCCTATGCTGATGAGGCTGACGCGCGTTATGTCGGTCAACGGCTGAACGCCCGCTCACGCTTTTCGACACTTTTTGAGAAGCATCCCTTGACCTGGCACGTGTGGTGAAATACCGTGCGCCCCCCACTGGCTCCGTTTCTTGCACCCCGTTCTCGCATGGCATGGGAAAAAGCCGATGCTAGGCTTAATGCCGAGACCAAGAGCAATTTCGGAGCTGCTCGTCTCCCTCTAGTTCCAGGATAAAAGCCTCATGGCCGTTCACATTCGTCTGGCTCGCGCCGGTGCAAAGAAGCGTCCCTTTTACCGCTTGGTGGTGACCGATCACCGCAGCCCCCGTGGGGGTCGCTTCCTCGAGAACATCGGCACCTTCGATCCCACGAAGAAGGATGCCGTCCTCT
It includes:
- the mutY gene encoding A/G-specific adenine glycosylase gives rise to the protein MRKDAHGTTPAQPPPAKLQRALLRWYDAEKRDLPWRGTKDPYSIWLSEVMLQQTRVDTVRPYYQRFMETYPTVFALAEAPLERVLGDWSGLGYYRRARMLHAGAQQIVRDFGGELPREVEALRSITGIGPYTAGAVASIAFDVRAPLVDGNVARVLARIFGVEEDVRGGAGRARIWQIAESILPQERAGDFNQALMELGATVCSPSSPRCGPCPVRGMCVAFASGEPERLPNMAPKAKPRPWKRAALVATLGADRVLLARRKRDLLFGGLWEPPTLDASNDRDEGDGARLLALAGVKAEVPVRAGEITHVLSHRKMTVEVYRAELRSAHATLGQNQAGASLDEGDGEYDAIEVVARTSAMRRGMSTLARKVLRAGGIEVNMGRSEGEATK
- a CDS encoding sigma-54 dependent transcriptional regulator, whose translation is MTDEAMVRVLIVDDEAGLRRSLARILSARGFAVEMAEDGDRAIEILEQNEPEVILCDLMMPKMGGFEVLEHTKRTHPHVEFVMMTAHADVDSAVAAVKSGAYDFLTKPFASNDAVALAITKAADHKRLVERAARLEERLVAHERFGELVGTSSKMQAVYRLIEGVASATSTVLILGESGTGKELVARAIHQHSARADRPFVPVNCAAIPKELVESELFGHVRGAFTGAQSARTGLFEAGNSGTLFLDEVGDLPLAAQVKLLRALQDGEIKRVGSDETRFVDVRVLAATNVDLQQRIAEGTFRRDLYYRLNVIPIHVPPLREREDDIVLLTHHVLQKLARRMGRAPKRVSAEAMEALRAYAWPGNVRELEHAVEHAFVLAQGERIELGDLPQMAQQAPSSSREGRDIHVAGVAEGPLAGLSGVAGPTEAPAPHVRFDLFALPYAEAKRRAMKAFDDGYVREVLSRSGGNLSAAARHAGLDRSNFRRIVKRRKTGE
- a CDS encoding TolC family protein gives rise to the protein MTQARSAHAGPFDLEDDDDKKKQEKQDQKIEAAPAKDPLVLTKHKAYTLAECLSLTERNHPNLWVGRARLAAFHAQLDEARWAPFFQWNTTATLGVIPEIKGTPFYTAAPANLLSTKFTDGLNPFLQFTINGYVPLFHFGKIDWARRAGEAQVRAGEWDLEKFRQEVRRDVRKAYYVIMGARDGRYLLNEVRSKLEKAIENVQGKLDRGEAGVEETDRIRLEVYRDQLLARAGTPDMLETNGIAALRFMTGVQTNFDIPDEPLARPDVNVAPVVSYLSAARLFRAEVGSARAGIAQRNANLELMRARLFPDIGIDLRASYSTAPSVITQNNAWVVDYFNRFTYNGSLTARWNLDIMPAQARVNGAESQLEEARAFERLTLGNIGVEVESAYAAMLETRKREEMWARAEKKAKGWIASVQDAIDLGTKEEGAIMEPLRSFVDSRLNHIQALVEYYITLSELARVSGWDAAAPQK
- a CDS encoding TolC family protein is translated as MRQSVGTTLSLIVIAATFSQTAFAQAPSRRPKNPPLPAQPAGPSSMAPLNQPVDIPPPPTVNDPMLAPVPAAKNNVGSWEQALEMVRARSTDLRSAYAQVKAAEAQSRISLSGALPTLTGQGFLTYNFLTKDVPTVTGFNPANGQVTTTTFTSPTQGPFVNGSLTAAVPIIAPRTWYSVGTAHRAEDVARLSVEDIKRQIALNVASTLIAVVTQERVVEINRIGFRSALERLELTQRRKALGAATGLDVVRAQQDVESSRATLVTGDEDLRKARESLGLALGVAEPIGVQQSISLNGIEKSAQQACHPANGIEDRADIAAARARVIQTERGIGDANWGYSPTLTAQSTLAATSVDTNQQNPTWNIQAVLTVPFYDGGTRDGQRRLAYAQTDQAEQSLINARRNAEIEVVQARRAVVVATDSRKVAADARQLAAENDRLTRAQYIEGEGTSLELVTAAAALRNADVTLALRDFDLVRARVVSLLALANCPF
- a CDS encoding lysophospholipid acyltransferase family protein is translated as MTVTDLREGGRWGYGQATKNALLYGIIRAALAVASCVPPRMLHRLGRALGALAHAILPGTRRRAVANVRRALPQWDEARCRALVRTAYRNLGGHLGNAVASLRGQAEVLPFPDADRNVLAEALREGRGVLFVSAHLGPWERVAQTLVASGFPLTTVARESYDPRLTALYDRLRGSKGVASIYRGAPGAPLRMLRTLRSGGLLGMPMDLRSRVPSIDVPFLGTPAATPVGPARIACRTGAAIVVGTAAPPLDDAENAPRLTVTRLSIDDLASEATVTARINDELSQRILAMPEQWVWMHPRWSEDE
- a CDS encoding RNA polymerase sigma factor, which codes for MGVTAANAEIFFPFLPALNVRTAMLAGVRARPEENELELERQLVVRAQTKDREALGQLLGRYGPALYRSVLLPRLGSEAAAKDALAETYAKVVERIDRFTWQNVGFYPWLRTLALHVAIDQLRARKRMVLWDADDVERTLDARSDNDGSALDHSLSEQQDRAVARAKVARALEAIHPRYARAIQLRILEERPREEVAAMFEVTPATFDVLLHRAIAALKKSLGDAKEPEEP
- a CDS encoding SCP2 sterol-binding domain-containing protein; translated protein: MNDVSLAHGAEDNGLAVMLADLVRQNLEAKPHKKRDFAALAGSFSIVAEDAEVALTMRFAKGKLTIHDGIVGIPDVTIRGGSDTILALSNLPLTRPLGLPIPNPRDKNEVEVMRSVVADLRAGRVHIYGMAFHFPMLMRLTRVMSVNG
- the rpsP gene encoding 30S ribosomal protein S16 is translated as MAVHIRLARAGAKKRPFYRLVVTDHRSPRGGRFLENIGTFDPTKKDAVLSVKQDRLDFWTGRGAQASETVTRLLKRLKKVTAASDAK